DNA from Gadus chalcogrammus isolate NIFS_2021 chromosome 11, NIFS_Gcha_1.0, whole genome shotgun sequence:
GAGCTAAATCCATTTGGACACATTGGCCAATGCTTCAGAGAGCTTGTGTGCAGCCTGGTACATTTGGAGACTGACAGGTGGGCCTGCAGATGGGAGGTCATTTATATGTAAGCTAAAAAAGGAGCCGGCCCAGAACGGATCCTATGGGAGCTCCAGTGTCCACCTTGAATGTAGCTGATAGAGAACCTCCTATATGAACAGCTTGCTTCCTGTTGGATGGATGTTAAGTCATCCAAATAACGGCAGCAGCAGAGAAATCGGAGCAGGATAGTGGAGATAAAAGGACCCTGTGAGGCCCGCCTTAGCCCTAGAAAGACAGCAAATACAAAACCCTTTATCCATTCTACATTGTTTACACTCTAGACGACATTAATACCCATCACATTCAAACATGAACACGTTTTTAATCACATGAAGGCATTCCTTTTTTGACAAAGCTTGTCTCCCCCCTTCAACAGAACATCCTGAGTCCCCCGTCATCAGCGGGCCGGTGTCCGTCACCGAGGGACAGCCCGTCTCCCTGAACTGTACGGTGGGCTCCTTCTGCCCGTCCAGACCGCCCGTGCTGCGCTGGCACTGGGAGAGAGGAGCCCcgcccaacagcagcagcagtgatgGAGGGGGacgccagctcctcctccaacgCCAGCCCCACCGGCCCCTACtgctctcctcgctctccttcacCGCCTCCTCCACGGCCAAGCCCAGAGTCCGGTGTGAGGCCGCCTACCCTGGAGGAGCCGTGGTGGGCGCGCTCAGGGAGGTCCACATCACCTGTATGCACCTTCCCTCCTGTCATCCTGCTCCACAGTTCACCCGCCGTTAGTGGTCTCTGCTTCTGTTTAGTTCACCTGCCCTTAGTACTTtctaacccccccaccccccccccatcccgcgTGTTTCTCCAGTCGCTCCcagggaggtgagggtggaggtgcgCTCCCTGGTGGTGCATGAGGGGGGCAGCGTGCTGCTGGAGTGTGCGTGTAAGGCCGACCCCCCTGTCACCACCTACCGCTGGTCCTACGTACTGCACGGCCACACCGTGGCCCTcgacgcgcacacgcacgccgcACGCATCTACAACGCAACCAGAGGCACGCTGGTCCGCTGCTCGGCTCACAACCTGATTGGTCGAGGGGATTCCCGGCCCACGCCGTTGGACATCCAATGTAATACTTTGGTCAAAAAAGAGTCCTTTTCAATCCTTCTCCCATTTGACAAAATAAGAGCCCTCTTCATTCGGGCCTTTCCAGTTTGACAAAATAAGTGATGTTTTGATATTTTGATGTTTAGTATAGAGAGCTGATAATGATATTGTTTTACGTAGGTTTATTGTTTGCTGATTATAAGGCTATTAGCCTATGGATTATTGGTCACAAGTCTAAAAAAACAGCATTAAACAGATGCCGCTGATTGACAACACACATTTGAAACTAGTTCTGCCATTGACCGCTGGTTAATAACGATTATTCACTATCTCGTcgttctttttctctttctttaccAGACAAACCACTCATCCTGCGCCTGCTCTCGTCCTGTTTGCTCGCGGAGTTTGAGGTCACATGCGTTTGTATCGTGAACTCGAACCCGCGGGCTGCGGTGAGGTGGAGTGTGAACGGGAGTGTGCCCTCTGGTGGGTACAACGTGTCGGTGGAGGGGGACTCGAGTGAAGTGAGGTCATGGCTGCGCTGGCGGATGGACGGATGGCAAAGGGTCACATGTCTGGCGGAGAACCAGCTGGGAGATGACTCGCTGACCCTCATGCAGCCCGGAGAAGgttcataataatataataatacttatcataataataatcttttttgttaatcttgtgtttgttgtttgtgtgtactggatgtgcaggtttgtgtgtgttcgtatatatatttgtatatgtctgtgtgtattttcttTATATGTGGGTGTAtacgtgtatctgtgtgtgtgtgtgtgtgtgtgtgtgtgtgtgtgtgtgtgtgtgtgtgtgtgtgtgtgtgtgtgtgtgtgtgtgtgtgtgtgtgtgtgtgtgtgtgtgtgtgtgtgtgtttgttagtgcaGGTGAGTGTTTGTATATGAatgtgtaaatgtctgtgtgtcagtgagtgtgtatgtgtgtgtgtgtgtgtgtgtgtgtgtgtgtgtgtgtgtgtgtgtgtgtgtgtgtgtgtgtgtgtgtgtgtgtgtgtgtgtgtgtctgtgtctgtgtgggtgtgtatgtgggtaCCTATGTCTGCGtcagaatatgtgtgtgtgtgtgtgtgtgtgtgtgtgtgtgtgtgtgtgtgtgtgtgtgtgtgtgtgtgtgtgtgatcctgtcTGCTGTGTTTATTCAGTGAGCTCCCCCTGGTGGCTTGTGGCGGTAGTAGCGGTCTGTGTCCCTGCGTGCACCTcatctctgctgctgctgtactgCTGCCGACGACGCAAGAGAGTACGGTACGACGCCTCCATGACCCCCCGCCCTCCCAACGGCTCCGTCTTACCCCACATACTGAGCTTCATTGACCTATACGGCACTCTAGGTTCAAATTCGTCGGGGAGCCCAATGCAGAATAACTCTTCAGTAGTGCAGAACATCCCTTTTGATTGGTGGTTTTGAAATCATGAAGAGTCATGTTTCAGGAATAAAACCAAACCTTACAAGGCTCAATGGGCAAAGTTATGCTCCTGTATACATAACAGAGTAGAATCAAGTTTCTAAATGTGTCACAGTCTAAGTAATTCCGTCTGTGGGtccctttgtttgtttgtgtgcatctgtgcacTTGTGGGCatctgtgcgtgtgggtgtgttttgtgtgttcagGCGTGTGTTGAACAGACACCGCGGTGCATATCTCAGGGACATGGCAGTCAAGACTCCGCTCTATATCAACTGCACGGAGGTGACACATGTCTATTGCAACGGCAGCTATCAACTGGTTTACCAGAACGCCACGCCCCTCTTTGTACGCACCAATCAGGTAACAGGCCTCGccctcttcttctgtggtgtaAACTGTTAGTACAGAGCCTATAGAACAGTATTACGACTTTTCCACTACAGAACAGTACTATAGAAAGGCATTACTACAGTACTGCTACAGAACAGTATAAGAGAACAGTGATACTACTAACACCATCTTGGATCCGTTCATTTTTTTTCAGGCTCGGCCGataggaagaagaggaggagagaggcgcaTGCGag
Protein-coding regions in this window:
- the LOC130391821 gene encoding sialoadhesin, translating into MILVDFFMLAGALSWTAAGGSSPVPSVPGRVRALAGSCVVVPCSFTPLAAPLRRGGGRVEVRLKFTGGRRFLSRSTAFNSEDPRHVAGEYLRRTSLHGRISEGDCSLRLEPVRLQDSRAFEVALKGPEDWYWGTPRAFTLEVSEHPESPVISGPVSVTEGQPVSLNCTVGSFCPSRPPVLRWHWERGAPPNSSSSDGGGRQLLLQRQPHRPLLLSSLSFTASSTAKPRVRCEAAYPGGAVVGALREVHITFAPREVRVEVRSLVVHEGGSVLLECACKADPPVTTYRWSYVLHGHTVALDAHTHAARIYNATRGTLVRCSAHNLIGRGDSRPTPLDIQYKPLILRLLSSCLLAEFEVTCVCIVNSNPRAAVRWSVNGSVPSGGYNVSVEGDSSEVRSWLRWRMDGWQRVTCLAENQLGDDSLTLMQPGEVSSPWWLVAVVAVCVPACTSSLLLLYCCRRRKRVRRVLNRHRGAYLRDMAVKTPLYINCTEVTHVYCNGSYQLVYQNATPLFVRTNQARPIGRRGGERRMRARRERGRRDRATRRETSSREETETAIYVEIL